TCTGCTTGCTGTGCGGTCGGGTCACGGGGCGGTAGCCCGGCAGCGACAGCTCGGTCGGCCAGGCGAACGACGTCATTGCCTGGAGCGCCGACTTGGCGACGTCGACCAGCACCGGGCCGGGGCGGCCGGTCGAGGCGATGTGGAACGCCTCGGCGACGGTGCGCGGAATGTCGGCCGGGTCGGTGACCAGGAAGTTGTGCTTGGTGATCGGCATCGTGATGCCGCAGATGTCGGCTTCCTGGAAGGCGTCGGTGCCGATGAAGTTGGCGCCGACCTGGCCGGTGATGGCGACCAGCGGCACGGAGTCCATGTGGGCGTCGGCCAGCGGCGTGACGAGGTTGGTGGCACCGGGACCGGAGGTGGCCATGCAGACCCCTACGCGACCGGTTGCCACGGCGTACCCCTGGGCGGCGTGACCCGCGCCCTGCTCGTGGCGGACCAGGATGTGCCGGATCTGGGTCGAGTCCATCAACGGGTCGTACGCCGGCAGGATCGCTCCGCCGGGGATGCCGAAGATCGTCTCCGTGCCCGCGTGCTCCAGCGATCGGATCAGGCTCTGTGCACCGGTGAGCTGTTCACCGGTCGCGCCCTGCTCACTCATCTCGTCGGTTCCTCATCGTCGTTGCTCGGCCAACAAAAAACCCCTCGGCCCGGCGGGCGGCGAGGGGTGACGCGTGTGCAGCGAGGCTTGGGGCCTCAGCTCACGCGTCGCGTGCGTACAAGAATGTCAGTGCGCATGCGCTTACGTTGCTCGCCGTCGCGTTCCGTCGTCAAGCCAGTGTGTCACGCGTCCCACATGCTGGAACGCGTGTCCCATCATGTGATCGCGCGGCGCGTTACCTGCTGAGCGGCGTGCAGATGCACGAGCGGTTGCCGTCGGCGTCCGCGACGACCCAGAACGCCGGCGCCTCCGCATCGCTGACCAGCGAGCCGCCGGCATCGAGCACGGCTTGCAGGCGTTGCTCGGCCTGGTCGTGAGGCACCCAGACGTCGAGATGGAAACGCTGCTCGACCTCTCCCTCGGCCCGCTCGTGGTCGAGGTCGATGCCCTGGAACCAGATCGTCGGCACCTGGCCGGTCGGGTCGAGGGCCTCGCCCTGCTTGGCCTCGGCACCGGTCAACGCCGCCCAGAACGGCACGAGCCGCTCACCGTCGGCGGCGTCGAGCCCCAGCTCGACACGGGTCAGCGACGCCGGGTCGGACTGCACACCTGCCTCGGCGGCGTAGGAGCTGATCAGTCGCGCGAGGTCG
This is a stretch of genomic DNA from Nocardioides sp. InS609-2. It encodes these proteins:
- a CDS encoding 4a-hydroxytetrahydrobiopterin dehydratase, producing MSDDPKQKLSHDDVLAAGLDDWRKILNSLAARFLTGDFATGLALVDRIGAAAEEAGHHPDITLTYPSVAVTLSSHDVGGLTSRDIDLARLISSYAAEAGVQSDPASLTRVELGLDAADGERLVPFWAALTGAEAKQGEALDPTGQVPTIWFQGIDLDHERAEGEVEQRFHLDVWVPHDQAEQRLQAVLDAGGSLVSDAEAPAFWVVADADGNRSCICTPLSR